Proteins from a single region of Salvelinus fontinalis isolate EN_2023a chromosome 15, ASM2944872v1, whole genome shotgun sequence:
- the LOC129812087 gene encoding monocarboxylate transporter 10-like, protein MICGPLAGKLTVRYGASGISILGSLIIMISIVCSSYAPNLGTLFFTHGFLSGVGSSFAFTSGWYDHGEPVLHLQERSLATGIVMSGGAAGALVQSPAPSVPHRNPGLEAESPSVLRPHDYLCHHRLHLNPKGVTRSVVDNLKNSPLKKFIVDLGPWKDKVFLIWVAANGLCKFGFFIPYVHLVKHAVQLGIPVHSATNIMLFLGLTSMVSRIIFGRICDSERINRLYFNQASVFGVGLLYMLIPLLKSYGSLVAFGLFLGIADAGNYILLPVLTFDLMGAEKMPMAWGFMLTVNAVSCLGLPFAGRFTAADVIVPNQIKCWMNDMTGSYNLGFVVAGALNVAACFVLAFIPLAKRSTRQTCKSIMNVTIDRSTQEIMQWADILPPFSEVAHWYL, encoded by the exons ATGATCTGTGGGCCCCTGGCTGGGAAGCTGACAGTCAGGTATGGGGCCAGCGGGATCTCCATTCTAGGATCCCTCATTATCATGATCTCCATAGTGTGCTCATCCTATGCACCCAATCTAGGAACACTGTTCTTCACACATGGCTTCCTCAGTGGAGTGGGCTCCAGCTTTGCCTTCACCTCAGGTTG GTATGATCATGGTGAGCCAGTACTTCACCTCCAAGAGCGTTCCCTGGCCACAGGGATAGTGATGTCAGGGGGAGCAGCAGGGGCCCTGGTCCAGTCTCCGGCTCCATCTGTACCTCATCGAAACCCTGGGCTGGAGGCAGAGTCTCCGAGTGTTCTCAGGCCTCATGATTATCTGTGTCATCACCGGCTTCACCTCAACCCCAAAG GTGTCACTAGAAGTGTGGTGGATAATTTGAAGAACTCTCCCTTGAAGAAGTTTATTGTGGACCTTGGCCCGTGGAAAGACAAAGTCTTTCTGATCTGGGTTGCAGCCAATGGACTGTGTAAATTTGGATTCTTCATTCCATATGTCCACTTG GTGAAGCATGCTGTTCAGCTGGGCATCCCAGTCCACAGTGCCACTAACATCATGCTGTTCCTGGGCTTGACTAGCATGGTCAGCCGGATCATCTTCGGCAGGATCTGTGACTCAGAGAGAATCAACAGGCTGTACTTTAACCAGGCCTCTGTCTTTGGTGTTG GTCTGCTGTACATGTTGATCCCACTACTCAAATCCTACGGCTCTCTGGTTGCCTTTGGCTTGTTCCTGGGGATTGCTGATGCTGGCAACTACATCCTACTCCCTGTCCTGACCTTTGACCTGATGGGGGCCGAGAAAATGCCCATGGCCTGGGGGTTCATGCTCACGGTGAACGCTGTCAGCTGCTTGGGGCTGCCCTTCGCTGGTAGGTTCACTGCAGCTGATGTTATTGTAccaaaccaaatcaaat GTTGGATGAATGACATGACAGGAAGCTACAACCTGGGCTTTGTGGTTGCGGGAGCATTGAACGTGGCAGCCTGTTTTGTTCTGGCCTTCATCCCCCTGGCCAAGCGCTCAACTAGACAGACATGTAAGAGCATCATGAACGTCACCATCGACCGCTCTACACAGGAAATCATGCAGTGGGCCGATATCCTGCCTCCTTTCTCTGAGGTAGCACACTGGTACCTATAG